Proteins from a genomic interval of Pseudomonas silesiensis:
- a CDS encoding crotonase/enoyl-CoA hydratase family protein, with protein sequence MSELISYHLEDGIATLTLSNGKVNAISPDVIAAFNAALDQAVTDRAVVIITGTPGILSGGYDLKVMTSGPEAAVALVTAGSTLARRLLSHPFPVIVACPGHAVAKGAFLLLSADYRIGVDGPFSIGLNEVQIGMTMHHAGIEIARDRLRKSAFHRSVINGEMFNPQSAVDAGFLDLVVSVEELQGAALAAARQLKKINMTAHKNTKLKVRKALLETLDNAIILDQEHLG encoded by the coding sequence ATGAGTGAGTTGATTTCCTACCATCTCGAAGACGGTATCGCGACCCTGACCTTGAGCAATGGCAAGGTCAATGCGATTTCGCCAGACGTGATTGCTGCATTTAATGCTGCGCTGGATCAGGCGGTGACTGATCGCGCGGTGGTGATCATTACCGGTACGCCCGGGATTCTGTCCGGCGGTTACGACTTGAAGGTGATGACGTCCGGTCCTGAAGCAGCCGTGGCGCTGGTGACGGCCGGTTCGACCCTGGCCCGTCGTCTGTTGTCGCACCCGTTCCCGGTGATCGTGGCGTGCCCTGGGCATGCCGTGGCCAAGGGGGCGTTTCTGTTGTTGTCGGCGGACTATCGCATTGGTGTCGACGGCCCGTTCAGCATTGGTCTGAACGAGGTGCAGATCGGCATGACCATGCACCACGCCGGCATCGAGATCGCCCGTGATCGTCTGCGCAAATCGGCGTTTCATCGTTCAGTGATCAATGGCGAGATGTTCAATCCGCAGAGCGCGGTGGATGCCGGTTTCCTTGATCTGGTGGTGTCGGTCGAAGAGTTGCAAGGTGCGGCGCTGGCAGCGGCGCGTCAGTTGAAGAAGATCAATATGACGGCGCACAAGAACACCAAGCTCAAAGTGCGCAAGGCGCTGTTGGAGACGCTGGATAACGCGATCATCCTGGATCAGGAGCATTTGGGTTGA
- a CDS encoding tyrosine-type recombinase/integrase, producing MQLVEAVKTSAEVDQVAHKLTLNARGNPLYADLWMFGLQVALRISDLLTITYEEALQGRVMIKESKTGKVRNITLNTKAVAIVKKRRDANPHHTYLFEVQSNRAKDKPVSRIAVATAFKAVGDELGISLGTHSMRKTRGWLMHSSGVSIEMICRVLNHSSPAITMAYIGITQDQVDATYHEFVI from the coding sequence ATGCAGTTAGTCGAAGCGGTGAAGACATCAGCAGAAGTTGACCAGGTCGCCCACAAGCTGACATTGAATGCCCGTGGCAATCCTCTATATGCCGACCTGTGGATGTTCGGTCTGCAAGTGGCACTCCGCATCTCCGACCTGCTGACGATCACCTACGAAGAGGCTTTGCAGGGTCGTGTCATGATCAAGGAGTCGAAGACGGGCAAGGTGCGGAACATCACCCTGAACACAAAGGCTGTCGCCATCGTCAAGAAGCGTAGGGATGCTAACCCTCATCACACCTACCTGTTTGAAGTACAGAGCAACCGGGCGAAGGACAAACCTGTTAGCCGTATTGCCGTGGCTACAGCATTCAAGGCTGTTGGTGATGAGCTGGGTATCAGCCTTGGCACACACTCAATGCGAAAGACTCGGGGCTGGCTGATGCACAGCAGTGGCGTGTCCATCGAAATGATTTGCAGGGTGTTGAACCACAGCAGCCCAGCTATCACCATGGCGTACATCGGTATCACTCAAGATCAAGTTGACGCCACATACCATGAGTTTGTGATTTGA